actttatatttcttttataataaaatattatatttattcaatagaaataaatataaacaacaattttgaaataaaatagtaCTATTCATGATTGATAAGTAGTGATAGTATGAAAATTGATAGTACCAAAGTATCATAgtctatttaaataaaaaaaaatcataaatacaCTAACTGTTATCTTTTGGCTgggtaaaaaagttaaaataaaataaaataaaataaaataaaaattcacacTTTAGACATCCACCTTTCTTAGGTCATGAATCAAACTCTATAAGATTAAAGTGTTCAGATACATactttttgtgaaaaaaattgttcaaattgAACTTGGAAGACATAGAAAATTGGTTTTGAAGTTAAAGTTGATGTGTTGCTATGACAACATTGATGTATCACAATATTTTGAGCATATTGaatttgataatatgaatttttcCACTAAAAAAACCAGTCATGATCATGTCTGAAAAACTATGCTTAGTGTGAACAGGTCATGCACACTACCATTGGGTTGACATTGTTCACCATGGAAGGTGTAATATTAATCTCTTAGCATTGAAGAATACCATTCattgaagaaacaaaaaatgacATCAGATGCAATTTTAACTTTTGCCCCCACATTGTTGTGTCCATGATGTTccaattttaatgttttaagcATAGGGCCTTTGGTGGTCCCAAACTTAccatttatttgaatatatattacataattgGGGTGTTTTTGCTCCTACAAGAATCACAAAGAAGGAAaagctaagaaaaaaaaatcacctccttttgaagtttgaaaaatattatagaatgATTCTTGAAGATATTCATGGCATCACTTCAACTTTATCTTCTTATTACTCTTTTGTGAGTTTCACActtttaggttaggttagatGGGTCTTCACTTGTATATGCTTTATCTTcttgttatattaattattgagTTCATGTTTTAATATGCTTTTCCATAAagaattcattaataaaaaatatgaagtttgcaattgaaaaacaaattattttttaatgttctttttttaataattatatacaattcTTGAGTTTAGAAATAGAGATGAATTGTGTGCATGTTTGAATTTTGCAATCTAAGGAATTAATGGTCATAGGAtgaagataatttaaattagagaaattaaatgttaattgtGCAGAAGGAAGACATTTTTaactgaatatatatatatatatatatatatatatatatatatatatatatatatatatatatatatatatatatattgatcttagagaaataaaatgaaacatatTATATAGAGTATAATACGATAATCTTCGTAGAATGATTACTCTTTCTAgtttatttattacttataGAACCCATTCATTTACAATTTGTTTACTATATTTGTTAtcatttaacataaaataaaatacttagttTATTTTACGAGAATATTCCTTCTGGCATAAAATAGTGTTGTAGATTTTTGTCACCATCCTgtaaagaaaaagttgatgaaaaaTGCTTCGATTGAAAAtaggataataatatttttactaaaattgcTTCGATGCTAACAAAAAAATGCTTCAAATTATAATTccaaaatgaaaacaataaattatatttttgaaaagaaaaaaattaaaactatagaGAGTATACATGTTTGAAGCACTACGCTATTTTTTATGTGGTTTGACACGATTGCAAGTTGAATATATATCCAAActaaatataaacattatatataaaaagaaatcaaatcaaaccaatttttatagtttgttttatattgattttgtaattttatttactttttttattaatagataTGATGATACAATACTATATcataatgaataatattttttttctttactgtaattatatatttatttcattcaaCACGATACTCGGTTTTGacaattcttttatatataatagcaattgtttctttgttttttttatcaacaatcaaattaaaataaaatataaaagatagtaAAGTGATTACAACAAAGgacaaaaataaacaagaaacaaatgTCATCATGTTGTATTTATTCGTTGATATAAATACCAggtcattttaaatatttatcttccAACGTATTTTTTTACTGATTATTCATATTAGGTtgtaattatgttaatattaaataaaaatcatttttaaaatttataaatagaagtttaaaatgaagagataaattatgtgtatttactgttgtattaatatttaactGTTGAactaatttttacataaaaaattctCTAACTTTAATTGAtcgttgattttttttaattaattttcagtTATTCGTTTATCTATACGATGTTGAATACTTCTAATCATTAGTCCAACATCATGTAAttcattaaaatgaaaaaggttCCTAACTGTTTTCTTTAAGGTGTTGAAAGGGACGAATTAATTCTTTTATCTGAAAAAATCACGAATCTTGAAAgctaacaatattaaaaatcatgTTTCCGAACAATAGTTAAAACACTTTTGATTAATAATAAGTATTCCTAGGAATATTTAGATATGTTTTAAGGAAATGAAAGATTTATGTATCTGATTCTTGGATGTACAGTATCTTTTTACAGAATTATCCTTTATTAAATGTcttttacttaaatatataaatataattgatatgATTTGAAATGTTTTGGAGTCTGGttggattttattatttttagagaaCAAAAAAAGAGTATTCAAAATATGCTTAAACTcgatttttaaataatacaaaactattaattgattgtgataaaaatataaattaagtcaAAATCTAAAAACAATGACagattattttcaataaaaaagttaaaaaaccaAATATCTCATTATCAGCCTTACATaaacattttctaattttaagttCGTCCAGTAATTAGAAGACGtgtaatataatattcataaaGACAAAGacgaaagaaaaatcaaattatatatatatagaaggatgaaaacattttgaaaaaatataatattacattttgaaaagGGGTAATATAGTCTTTTTATGTAATTGTAACTTTTGTTCTCTGGCAGAAAAGTTGGATTCCCCATCTTGCATGAGAATGAAATTGAATGGAAGTGAGATAAAAATGATTCATGGAAAAACTAAGATTCTGAATTGAAGATTccgcaaaaaagaaaaaaactttttctGCTATGCCATTTAAGTGAATGGACTCATTCAAGTAATTCACATATTCTTCTCTTACTTTCGTATCTAAGCTCATTAAAATACTCAAATAATGCTTATTGCCAATCAAATTATTGCTTTTAACATAACAATAACATTACAAACAACCCATCATGATACAAACAACACACGTGAATGTTAAATTATAaggataatattaaatatgtttttattttaagttactTATATGAGTGTAACTCTCGTAAAATCGAtctgtaaaataaattttgtatcttATATTTAATCTACGTGGTGATACTTCTAACATAATTCAtcaaaaattttagtttaatatattttaatctctcactaattcttcacaaaattcttttaaaagttatgagtgattaaatttgaatataaaatttggattaaatatattttgatttttaatttttaaaaataaattattttaatttgataacattaaattattttaattaaattaataatctcttatgttaaagtttaaattcaaatatattatatgatataaacaatataacgaatatatatatatatatatatatatatatatatatatataatattattaaaatttggtaatcaaattataatattaatgaataaaaaaatttaattatgaatcaaaatttaaaaactacaaaaatatttaacacttaaaatataaattataactcatctatttttcttttccttttttgtgTGCAAAGATTTGATGAGTTAAAACAAAAGTTATGGTTTAAAGAACGAAGGATTatggtttatttatttattgaccttatctttcatttctttttctttcataatttcTGTCAAAATAGTTTTGGATTTttggtaaaaaataattttttttatccaacgTTATGATCATTTTTcagtttcattttaaaaataaattaatatttttttctatcaaattaagataataattttatgatataaCTTGAATAGCCAATGAGACATCATCAATTAGTTATATACTATATGAacaacaaatatcaaataacatCATATTAACTTTATCATGataatctttttataaaaaaatatattaataaatttttagaaaaatgttataAACTAAGATTatttgagacaaaataaaaaaaatgttattatgaaataaaaaaaattatatttaactaataattttcattccaaTTACCTATATATTATTTCCTACATTGGAATGAATGAGATACCTACTTAATTTTTAAGGCTTAAAATGACTCTTTATTGTCTAGttatcataaaacaaaaatatgtaaaaggataatattttatactaatattttataacacgtttttatttgaataatatcattaaattaacctgtcatttaattttatatataaaataataatgtatatataattttatttaaagtttttgaaataaaaattgtaagaaaatccaaaattttccgtgatttttttttaaagcaaATCCAACTATCAGCAGTCACCGTTGCCATTACAATACTAAGCTCAAGTCAACTTtcagataattgaaaaaaatcaccATTGATTAATTTTGGGTAAATTgctattttatttgtttgtaaattaggttttacattttttaaaagttgtatttaattttaattcaatcttcaaatttttcataacttgttttatgttttacttttgttttcacTGGAACTCCTTATtttgatttatctttttttatctgTTATACCAAGATGCCTAAAGCATTCCCAGCTTTCTGAACTAACTACTGCATTCTGGGTACCTCTTCATGCACAATCGGCCTACGGCCTACCTTCTAACAGAGGAAAAAAGTGTGACAACATAAGCCTCAAACATAAACGTTGCTATATATACCAAACAAATTGAGATGACACTGCATTCATCACACACAACACACACCACACAACAGTAAACATTCAAGTTTCCCATAATGGCTCTCTGGTCTGTGGTACTTCTCACCCTCCTCTTTGCCATTGCTGAATGTCAGACAACAATTTCATTCAACCAAACCGACCTAGAGGCAGCCATGGCTGACATGAGAAGCAGGTCTTACTATGGATTTGTCATCCTCCTCAAAATTCTCAACAGCCAGCAAAATTCACTGAGAAGCAATGATTTGACATTCCTAATGCCAAATGATGATGAGCTATCACAGTTCTCCATATCTCTAGACCAGCTGCATGATTTCATACTCAGCCATTCTATTCCAACACCGTTGCTGCTCAGTCACCTATTACGTTTTCCAAATGGTTCTGTGGTTCCCTCTAGCATTCCAAGTAGGATGATCAACATCACCAACAGCGGTAGAACAGGTTTGTTTGTCAACAATGCAAGGATTGTCACACCAAATGTATGCCAAAGCTCTTTAATAAGATGCCATGGAATCAGTGCTGCTTTGACGTTTGCAAACATGGTTTCGTTCCACCGAACCCCACAAGCTAACGTGCCAAACCCAGCTGCATCTGTCAAAAAGATGAGTATCCCATTTTTCTAGTAAGGCGAGAAAAACACTTGGTCTGTACTGTTccattttatcaataaaattcaatattctATCCCATGTTATTTGATCTGTAATCCTGAATAATATCATAATACTAAACATATTGGTTAGCTAATTAAATTCCACACATCAAGATAGTCAATAACTTAATGTATTCCAAACATATTGATTAACTAATTAGATTTCACAAATCAAAATGTATTCAAACATAGATCGGGACAACAAATTACTACTACCTCTTCCCACGAAGGGTTAGATTGTCTGAAACGTCTCGAACCTAGTGACACCGACTGCATCAATggtgtaataaaataatattactattataGGTAGACGATTACAATATGCATACACTTAACCGAGGCTTATGGGTTTGTTCGAAAAGGATGGCAGTCATTAGATGGACCATCTGCACTGGGAGGAACACTATAGAGAAGATCATGAATTTTGGAAAACATCAAGGGGTCACCACCACTACTGCTTTGCAATATACGAGAAGACTCCTGCATTTTGATCTTCTCATACAGATACTGCTTCTCAGCCTCGGCCTCACTTAATCTTTGCTTCAAATAATTACTGGTATATTCTTCTTCTGATTTATCAGACTTGGCAAGAAGAATCCTCTGGAGCCGCTCAGCTTCTCTTTTAGCTTCATTGGACTTCATCTGGAACATATCAGCCTCTGCACTTTTAAGCCTCACAATTTTCTCTAGTTCTTCAATCTCTAACTTCTTTTTTTGCCTATCCATTTTTAGTTCTCCTGCTTCTCTGGCCTTGTCTGCTAATTCACGTTCACAAGCATCAAAAGACAACCGAGCCTTCTTGAACATTCTCATCTTCTCATTGGCTACCATTTCCATATTTCTTACAGCCTCATGCACCACCTCTGAAATTCTATTGCATGCCTCCTGTGGAACAATCAGTCTTCCACTTCCACTTTCAACATTTTCCAGGGTCTTTTGAGAGTCCAGCTCAAGCTCTTCACATATGAAACGTATTGGttagaacaaaaagaaaagagaatgaataAAACTaccaatattttaacatcaatATTGCTTCACTAACTAATTACATTATACTAACTACAATTTTCAGGTAAACTAGAAAACTTGTACCTTTGAAAAACATCAATATTCCCGTGCATGCAGCCGTAGTTTCGACTTTGCCACTTCTTAAATTTTCCTTGAGATCGTCAGACTTCCAGTGGAGTTTCCTCCCTCGTGGGTCTTTACTTCCATGAAAGATCCTACTGACAAAATCAAGTTCCCTAATCAGGGCCTCTCCATCCCATGACATCGCACAATGCTGGAAGACATCTTTAACCCAACCCAGCAGTTCTGAAGTCCTATTGCATGCTTGACACTTAAATACCATTTCGCTTGGCCCTGTTCCATTCTGTGTAGCAGGGCCCACACAAATAAGTTGCTCGCGAATGGCACAATCAGTGTGAGTCCAATGAGAGCACAAATCACATCCAATCCAGCGGCATGTATTTACTTCAAAGTCAAACTTACTGCAGATAACACACATGCAAAGATTGCAGAAACCATTTCCATTGGTGCATGTTTCACAGGTACAATCTTCAGCAGGAAGCTGGCTCCCACAAGCTAGGTTTCTACATCTCTTATACAGAAATATCTCAATCAATGAAGCCTGAGATAGATTGATACTAGGATGTAAAAATCCCTGAATTCCAGTATTTATGGCAACAAGGATTTCGAGCTGCACACGATGTGTTCGTGCCAATGTGTTGGTTGTTAAATCAGATCTACTCTGAACAAGCTtctgcaaaataaaaaattcctCTCTATGCTGCGAGCCATTCCCTCCTTCAAGGATAACTCGAAGTTCATTTTTCAGTTCGTCAAGAAATTCGGAAGGTAGATGAACCATTTTTTCACATATAATATCAACTCGTTCTCTTGCAACGTCATGAAGAGTAATTTTGTCAGAACCAGAAACACGACGTATAACAGCCTGATCAGGGCAGTCACTCTCCCTTTTTATTGCTGCAGCAGGAGGCCAAATTTCCCGAGAACTGGCACTTTCAGTCGGAGATTCACGGAGATTGCCAGTGTTTGATCTAGGCTCCTCAAGTGAAAGGCGGGGATCTGAAGAAACTAGAGACAGAGAAGTTCGTAGTCCTTCACCACCTTGTGACTGCTGTCGTGGAGGGTGCATGATTATGCGGCAAACGCTTCAGTTTTTGTTAAAACCTAGTGACCATacccaacaaaaaatatttagtttttaagcAGCTACACATATTCTTTGTTACAGTCAAAGGAACTTGAAAAAATCATAGTCTGCCAACAGGTGCAGGCTTTCATCGAAAGCAAGAGCCAGAGATCGGAGAGagtaaaatatcaaaatatttagtAATCAATCCGGCCCTAATTTTTCCACCAACTGATGGCAAAATGCAAATAAATTCGAAAAAGGCAAACGATCGTATCTCGCACAATAATCACATCAAAATCCATCAGTAATaacagaagagaagaaaaaatcaCACTTAATTCTATTATGCAACAAACCGTACAAAAAGAAGCTGGAGAGAAATGCAATCAATCTCTAACCGAAAAATTGATGTGAGACAAGTTTGCTGATAATCAAATCATCAAATCACACGACGAAGAGACAACTTAAACGACCCAGAGCACAAGTTGATCATGAAATTTCAGACTTAAAAAATTGCTACAAAGAATGTTTTCAATTGTTGAACGTGGTGCATCGAAATTCAGAGAATCAGAGCAAATATAtg
This window of the Vigna angularis cultivar LongXiaoDou No.4 chromosome 7, ASM1680809v1, whole genome shotgun sequence genome carries:
- the LOC108336481 gene encoding FAS1 domain-containing protein SELMODRAFT_448915-like — encoded protein: MALWSVVLLTLLFAIAECQTTISFNQTDLEAAMADMRSRSYYGFVILLKILNSQQNSLRSNDLTFLMPNDDELSQFSISLDQLHDFILSHSIPTPLLLSHLLRFPNGSVVPSSIPSRMINITNSGRTGLFVNNARIVTPNVCQSSLIRCHGISAALTFANMVSFHRTPQANVPNPAASVKKMSIPFF
- the LOC108338528 gene encoding OBERON-like protein encodes the protein MHPPRQQSQGGEGLRTSLSLVSSDPRLSLEEPRSNTGNLRESPTESASSREIWPPAAAIKRESDCPDQAVIRRVSGSDKITLHDVARERVDIICEKMVHLPSEFLDELKNELRVILEGGNGSQHREEFFILQKLVQSRSDLTTNTLARTHRVQLEILVAINTGIQGFLHPSINLSQASLIEIFLYKRCRNLACGSQLPAEDCTCETCTNGNGFCNLCMCVICSKFDFEVNTCRWIGCDLCSHWTHTDCAIREQLICVGPATQNGTGPSEMVFKCQACNRTSELLGWVKDVFQHCAMSWDGEALIRELDFVSRIFHGSKDPRGRKLHWKSDDLKENLRSGKVETTAACTGILMFFKELELDSQKTLENVESGSGRLIVPQEACNRISEVVHEAVRNMEMVANEKMRMFKKARLSFDACERELADKAREAGELKMDRQKKKLEIEELEKIVRLKSAEADMFQMKSNEAKREAERLQRILLAKSDKSEEEYTSNYLKQRLSEAEAEKQYLYEKIKMQESSRILQSSSGGDPLMFSKIHDLLYSVPPSADGPSNDCHPFRTNP